A single window of Oncorhynchus keta strain PuntledgeMale-10-30-2019 chromosome 34, Oket_V2, whole genome shotgun sequence DNA harbors:
- the LOC127915277 gene encoding uncharacterized protein PF3D7_1120000-like isoform X8 produces MGSTWRENERERMSNVRRSWGTEDRTEREIKKERMSNVRRSWGTEDRTEREIKKERMSNVRRSWGTEDRTERESKKERMSNVRRSWGTEDRTERESKKERMSNVRRSWGTEDRTEREIKKERMSNVRRSWGTEDRTEREIKKERMSNVRRSWGTEDRTERESKKERMSNVRRSWGTEDRTERESKKERMSNVRRSWGTEDRTEREIKKERMSNVRRSWGTEDRTEREIKKERMSNVRRSWGTEDRTEREIKKERVSNVRRSWGTEDRTERENKKERLSNVRRSWGTEDRTEREIKKERMSNVRRSWGTEDRTEREIKKERMSNVRRSWGTEDRTEREIKKERMSNVRRSWGTEDRTEREIKKERMSNVRRSWGTEDRTEREIKKERMSNVRRSWGTEDRTEREIKKERMSNVRRSWGTEDRTEREIKKERMSNVRRSWGTEDRTERESKKERMSNVRRSWGTEDRTEREIKKERMSNVRRSWGTEDRTEREIKKERMSNVRRSWGTEDRTEREIKKERMSNVRRSWGTEDRTERESKKERMSNVRRSWGTEDRTEREIKKERMSNVRRSWGTEDRTEREIKKERMSNVRRSWGTEDRTEREIKKERMSNVRRSWGTEDRTERESKKERMSNVRRSWGTEDRTERESKKERMSNVRRSWGTEDRTEREIKKERMSNVRRSWGTEDRTERESKKERMSNVRRSWGTEDRTEREIKKERMSNVRRSWGTEDRTEREIKKERMSNVRRSWGTEDRTESEIKKERMSNVRRSWGTEDRTERESKKERMSNVRRSWGTEDRTERESKKERMSNVRRSWGTEDRTERESKKERMSNVRRSWGTEDRTEREIKKERMSNVRRSWGTEDRTERESKKERMSNVRRSWGTEDRTERESKKERMSNVRRSWGTEDRTERESKKERMSNVRRSWGTEDRTERESKKERMSNVRRSWGTEDRTERESKKERMSNVRRSWGTEDRTERESKKERVSNVRRSWGTEDRTERESKKERMSNVRRSWGTEDRTEREIKKERMSNVRRSWGTEDRTERESKKERMSNVRRSWGTEDRTERESKKERMSNVRRSWGTEDRTERESKKERMSNVRRSWGTEDRTERESKKERMSNVRRSWGTEDRTERESKKERMSNVRRSWATEDRTERESKKG; encoded by the exons ATGGGAAGCActtggagagagaatgagagggagaggatgagtaacgtgaggaggtcgtggggaacagaagacaggacagaaagagagattaaaaaggagaggatgagtaacgtgaggag GTCGTGGGGAAcagaagacaggacagaaagagagattaaaaaggagaggatgagtaacgtgaggaggtcgtggggaacagaagacaggacagaaagagagagtaaaaaggagaggatgagtaacgtgaggaggtcgtggggaacagaagacaggacagaaagagagagtaaaaaggagaggatgagtaacgtgaggag gtcgtggggaacagaagacaggacagaaagagagattaaaaaggagaggatgagtaacgtgaggaggtcgtggggaacagaagacaggacagaaagagagattaaaaaggagaggatgagtaacgtgaggaggtcgtggggaacagaagacaggacagaaagagagagtaaaaaggagaggatgagtaacgtgaggag gtcgtggggaacagaagacaggacagaaagagagagtaaaaaggagaggatgagtaacgtgaggag gtcgtggggaacagaagacaggacagaaagagagattaaaaaggagaggatgagtaacgtgaggag GTCGTGGGGAAcagaagacaggacagaaagagagattaaaaaggagaggatgagtaacgtgaggaggtcgtggggaacagaagacaggacagaaagagagattaaaAAGGAGAGGGTGAGTAACGTGAGGAGGTCGTGGGGAAcagaagacaggacagaaagagagaataaaAAGGAGAGGTTGAGTAACGTGAGGAGGTCGTGGGGGAcagaagacaggacagaaagagagattaaaaaggagaggatgagtaacgtgaggaggtcgtggggaacagaagacaggacagaaagagagattaaaaaggagaggatgagtaacgtgaggaggtcgtggggaacagaagacaggacagaaagagagattaaaaaggagaggatgagtaacgtgaggaggtcgtggggaacagaagacaggacagaaagagagattaaaaaggagaggatgagtaacgtgaggaggtcgtggggaacagaagacaggacagaaagagagattaaaaaggagaggatgagtaacgtgaggaggtcgtggggaacagaagacaggacagaaagagagattaaaaaggagaggatgagtaacgtgaggag gtcgtggggaacagaagacaggacagaaagagagattaaaaaggagaggatgagtaacgtgaggaggtcgtggggaacagaagacaggacagaaagagagagtaaaaaggagaggatgagtaacgtgaggaggtcgtggggaacagaagacaggacagaaagagagattaaaaaggagaggatgagtaacgtgaggaggtcgtggggaacagaagacaggacagaaagagagattaaaaaggagaggatgagtaacgtgaggaggtcgtggggaacagaagacaggacagaaagagagattaaaaaggagaggatgagtaacgtgaggaggtcgtggggaacagaagacaggacagaaagagagagtaaaaaggagaggatgagtaacgtgaggaggtcgtggggaacagaagacaggacagaaagagagattaaaaaggagaggatgagtaacgtgaggaggtcgtggggaacagaagacaggacagaaagagagattaaaaaggagaggatgagtaacgtgaggaggtcgtggggaacagaagacaggacagaaagagagattaaaaaggagaggatgagtaacgtgaggaggtcgtggggaacagaagacaggacagaaagagagagtaaaaaggagaggatgagtaacgtgaggaggtcgtggggaacagaagacaggacagaaagagagagtaaaaaggagaggatgagtaacgtgaggag gtcgtggggaacagaagacaggacagaaagagagattaaaaaggagaggatgagtaacgtgaggaggtcgtggggaacagaagacaggacagaaagagagagtaaaaaggagaggatgagtaacgtgaggaggtcgtggggaacagaagacaggacagaaagagagattaaaaaggagaggatgagtaacgtgaggaggtcgtggggaacagaagacaggacagaaagagagattaaaaaggagaggatgagtaacgtgaggaggtcgtggggaacagaagacaggacagaaagcGAGATTAAAAAGGAGAGGATGAGTAACGTGAGGAGGTCGTGGGGAAcagaagacaggacagaaagagagagtaaaaaggagaggatgagtaacgtgaggaggtcgtggggaacagaagacaggacagaaagagagagtaaaaaggagaggatgagtaacgtgaggaggtcgtgggggacagaagacaggacagaaagagagagtaaaaaggagaggatgagtaacgtgaggaggtcgtggggaacagaagacaggacagaaagagagattaaaaaggagaggatgagtaacgtgaggaggtcgtggggaacagaagacaggacagaaagagagagtaaaaaggagaggatgagtaacgtgaggaggtcgtggggaacagaagacaggacagaaagagagagtaaaaaggagaggatgagtaacgtgaggag gtcgtggggaacagaagacaggacagaaagagagagtaaaaaggagaggatgagtaacgtgaggaggtcgtgggggacagaagacaggacagaaagagagagtaaaaaggagaggatgagtaacgtgaggag gtcgtggggaacagaagacaggacagaaagagagagtaaaaaggagaggatgagtaacgtgaggaggtcgtggggaacagaagacaggacagaaagagagagtaaaaagGAGAGGGTGAGTAACGTGAGGAGGTCGTGGGGAAcagaagacaggacagaaagagagagtaaaaaggagaggatgagtaacgtgaggaggtcgtggggaacagaagacaggacagaaagagagattaaaaaggagaggatgagtaacgtgaggaggtcgtggggaacagaagacaggacagaaagagagagtaaaaaggagaggatgagtaacgtgaggaggtcgtggggaacagaagacaggacagaaagagagagtaaaaaggagaggatgagtaacgtgaggaggtcgtggggaacagaagacaggacagaaagagagagtaaaaaggagaggatgagtaacgtgaggaggtcgtggggaacagaagacaggacagaaagagagagtaaaaaggagaggatgagtaacgtgaggaggtcgtggggaacagaagacaggacagaaagagagagtaaaaaggagaggatgagtaacgtgaggaggtcgtgggcaacagaagacaggacagaaagagagagtaaaaagGGATAG
- the LOC127915277 gene encoding daf-12-interacting protein 1-like isoform X50, producing MGSTWRENERERMSNVRRSWGTEDRTEREIKKERMSNVRRSWGTEDRTEREIKKERMSNVRRSWGTEDRTERESKKERMSNVRRSWGTEDRTERESKKERMSNVRRSWGTEDRTEREIKKERMSNVRRSWGTEDRTEREIKKERMSNVRRSWGTEDRTERESKKERMSNVRRSWGTEDRTERESKKERMSNVRRSWGTEDRTEREIKKERMSNVRRSWGTEDRTEREIKKERMSNVRRSWGTEDRTEREIKKERVSNVRRSWGTEDRTERENKKERLSNVRRSWGTEDRTEREIKKERMSNVRRSWGTEDRTERESKKERMSNVRRSWGTEDRTERESKKERMSNVRRSWGTEDRTERESKKERMSNVRRSWGTEDRTERESKKERMSNVRRSWGTEDRTERESKKERMSNVRRSWGTEDRTERESKKERMSNVRRSWGTEDRTERESKKERVSNVRRSWGTEDRTERESKKERMSNVRRSWGTEDRTEREIKKERMSNVRRSWGTEDRTERESKKERMSNVRRSWGTEDRTERESKKERMSNVRRSWGTEDRTERESKKERMSNVRRSWGTEDRTERESKKERMSNVRRSWGTEDRTERESKKERMSNVRRSWATEDRTERESKKG from the exons ATGGGAAGCActtggagagagaatgagagggagaggatgagtaacgtgaggaggtcgtggggaacagaagacaggacagaaagagagattaaaaaggagaggatgagtaacgtgaggag GTCGTGGGGAAcagaagacaggacagaaagagagattaaaaaggagaggatgagtaacgtgaggaggtcgtggggaacagaagacaggacagaaagagagagtaaaaaggagaggatgagtaacgtgaggaggtcgtggggaacagaagacaggacagaaagagagagtaaaaaggagaggatgagtaacgtgaggag gtcgtggggaacagaagacaggacagaaagagagattaaaaaggagaggatgagtaacgtgaggaggtcgtggggaacagaagacaggacagaaagagagattaaaaaggagaggatgagtaacgtgaggaggtcgtggggaacagaagacaggacagaaagagagagtaaaaaggagaggatgagtaacgtgaggag gtcgtggggaacagaagacaggacagaaagagagagtaaaaaggagaggatgagtaacgtgaggag gtcgtggggaacagaagacaggacagaaagagagattaaaaaggagaggatgagtaacgtgaggag GTCGTGGGGAAcagaagacaggacagaaagagagattaaaaaggagaggatgagtaacgtgaggaggtcgtggggaacagaagacaggacagaaagagagattaaaAAGGAGAGGGTGAGTAACGTGAGGAGGTCGTGGGGAAcagaagacaggacagaaagagagaataaaAAGGAGAGGTTGAGTAACGTGAGGAGGTCGTGGGGGAcagaagacaggacagaaagagagattaaaaaggagaggatgagtaacgtgaggag gtcgtggggaacagaagacaggacagaaagagagagtaaaaaggagaggatgagtaacgtgaggag gtcgtggggaacagaagacaggacagaaagagagagtaaaaaggagaggatgagtaacgtgaggaggtcgtggggaacagaagacaggacagaaagagagagtaaaaaggagaggatgagtaacgtgaggag gtcgtggggaacagaagacaggacagaaagagagagtaaaaaggagaggatgagtaacgtgaggaggtcgtgggggacagaagacaggacagaaagagagagtaaaaaggagaggatgagtaacgtgaggag gtcgtggggaacagaagacaggacagaaagagagagtaaaaaggagaggatgagtaacgtgaggaggtcgtggggaacagaagacaggacagaaagagagagtaaaaagGAGAGGGTGAGTAACGTGAGGAGGTCGTGGGGAAcagaagacaggacagaaagagagagtaaaaaggagaggatgagtaacgtgaggaggtcgtggggaacagaagacaggacagaaagagagattaaaaaggagaggatgagtaacgtgaggaggtcgtggggaacagaagacaggacagaaagagagagtaaaaaggagaggatgagtaacgtgaggaggtcgtggggaacagaagacaggacagaaagagagagtaaaaaggagaggatgagtaacgtgaggaggtcgtggggaacagaagacaggacagaaagagagagtaaaaaggagaggatgagtaacgtgaggaggtcgtggggaacagaagacaggacagaaagagagagtaaaaaggagaggatgagtaacgtgaggaggtcgtggggaacagaagacaggacagaaagagagagtaaaaaggagaggatgagtaacgtgaggaggtcgtgggcaacagaagacaggacagaaagagagagtaaaaagGGATAG
- the LOC127915277 gene encoding uncharacterized protein PF3D7_1120000-like isoform X25: MGSTWRENERERMSNVRRSWGTEDRTEREIKKERMSNVRRSWGTEDRTEREIKKERMSNVRRSWGTEDRTERESKKERMSNVRRSWGTEDRTERESKKERMSNVRRSWGTEDRTERESKKERMSNVRRSWGTEDRTEREIKKERMSNVRRSWGTEDRTEREIKKERMSNVRRSWGTEDRTEREIKKERMSNVRRSWGTEDRTEREIKKERMSNVRRSWGTEDRTEREIKKERMSNVRRSWGTEDRTEREIKKERMSNVRRSWGTEDRTEREIKKERMSNVRRSWGTEDRTERESKKERMSNVRRSWGTEDRTEREIKKERMSNVRRSWGTEDRTEREIKKERMSNVRRSWGTEDRTEREIKKERMSNVRRSWGTEDRTERESKKERMSNVRRSWGTEDRTEREIKKERMSNVRRSWGTEDRTEREIKKERMSNVRRSWGTEDRTEREIKKERMSNVRRSWGTEDRTERESKKERMSNVRRSWGTEDRTERESKKERMSNVRRSWGTEDRTERESKKERMSNVRRSWGTEDRTEREIKKERMSNVRRSWGTEDRTERESKKERMSNVRRSWGTEDRTEREIKKERMSNVRRSWGTEDRTEREIKKERMSNVRRSWGTEDRTESEIKKERMSNVRRSWGTEDRTERESKKERMSNVRRSWGTEDRTERESKKERMSNVRRSWGTEDRTERESKKERMSNVRRSWGTEDRTEREIKKERMSNVRRSWGTEDRTERESKKERMSNVRRSWGTEDRTERESKKERMSNVRRSWGTEDRTERESKKERMSNVRRSWGTEDRTERESKKERMSNVRRSWGTEDRTERESKKERMSNVRRSWGTEDRTERESKKERVSNVRRSWGTEDRTERESKKERMSNVRRSWGTEDRTEREIKKERMSNVRRSWGTEDRTERESKKERMSNVRRSWGTEDRTERESKKERMSNVRRSWGTEDRTERESKKERMSNVRRSWGTEDRTERESKKERMSNVRRSWGTEDRTERESKKERMSNVRRSWATEDRTERESKKG, encoded by the exons ATGGGAAGCActtggagagagaatgagagggagaggatgagtaacgtgaggaggtcgtggggaacagaagacaggacagaaagagagattaaaaaggagaggatgagtaacgtgaggag GTCGTGGGGAAcagaagacaggacagaaagagagattaaaaaggagaggatgagtaacgtgaggaggtcgtggggaacagaagacaggacagaaagagagagtaaaaaggagaggatgagtaacgtgaggaggtcgtggggaacagaagacaggacagaaagagagagtaaaaaggagaggatgagtaacgtgaggag gtcgtggggaacagaagacaggacagaaagagagagtaaaaaggagaggatgagtaacgtgaggag GTCGTGGGGGAcagaagacaggacagaaagagagattaaaaaggagaggatgagtaacgtgaggaggtcgtggggaacagaagacaggacagaaagagagattaaaaaggagaggatgagtaacgtgaggaggtcgtggggaacagaagacaggacagaaagagagattaaaaaggagaggatgagtaacgtgaggaggtcgtggggaacagaagacaggacagaaagagagattaaaaaggagaggatgagtaacgtgaggaggtcgtggggaacagaagacaggacagaaagagagattaaaaaggagaggatgagtaacgtgaggaggtcgtggggaacagaagacaggacagaaagagagattaaaaaggagaggatgagtaacgtgaggag gtcgtggggaacagaagacaggacagaaagagagattaaaaaggagaggatgagtaacgtgaggaggtcgtggggaacagaagacaggacagaaagagagagtaaaaaggagaggatgagtaacgtgaggaggtcgtggggaacagaagacaggacagaaagagagattaaaaaggagaggatgagtaacgtgaggaggtcgtggggaacagaagacaggacagaaagagagattaaaaaggagaggatgagtaacgtgaggaggtcgtggggaacagaagacaggacagaaagagagattaaaaaggagaggatgagtaacgtgaggaggtcgtggggaacagaagacaggacagaaagagagagtaaaaaggagaggatgagtaacgtgaggaggtcgtggggaacagaagacaggacagaaagagagattaaaaaggagaggatgagtaacgtgaggaggtcgtggggaacagaagacaggacagaaagagagattaaaaaggagaggatgagtaacgtgaggaggtcgtggggaacagaagacaggacagaaagagagattaaaaaggagaggatgagtaacgtgaggaggtcgtggggaacagaagacaggacagaaagagagagtaaaaaggagaggatgagtaacgtgaggaggtcgtggggaacagaagacaggacagaaagagagagtaaaaaggagaggatgagtaacgtgaggaggtcgtgggggacagaagacaggacagaaagagagagtaaaaaggagaggatgagtaacgtgaggaggtcgtggggaacagaagacaggacagaaagagagattaaaaaggagaggatgagtaacgtgaggaggtcgtggggaacagaagacaggacagaaagagagagtaaaaaggagaggatgagtaacgtgaggaggtcgtggggaacagaagacaggacagaaagagagattaaaaaggagaggatgagtaacgtgaggaggtcgtggggaacagaagacaggacagaaagagagattaaaaaggagaggatgagtaacgtgaggaggtcgtggggaacagaagacaggacagaaagcGAGATTAAAAAGGAGAGGATGAGTAACGTGAGGAGGTCGTGGGGAAcagaagacaggacagaaagagagagtaaaaaggagaggatgagtaacgtgaggaggtcgtggggaacagaagacaggacagaaagagagagtaaaaaggagaggatgagtaacgtgaggaggtcgtgggggacagaagacaggacagaaagagagagtaaaaaggagaggatgagtaacgtgaggaggtcgtggggaacagaagacaggacagaaagagagattaaaaaggagaggatgagtaacgtgaggaggtcgtggggaacagaagacaggacagaaagagagagtaaaaaggagaggatgagtaacgtgaggaggtcgtggggaacagaagacaggacagaaagagagagtaaaaaggagaggatgagtaacgtgaggag gtcgtggggaacagaagacaggacagaaagagagagtaaaaaggagaggatgagtaacgtgaggaggtcgtgggggacagaagacaggacagaaagagagagtaaaaaggagaggatgagtaacgtgaggag gtcgtggggaacagaagacaggacagaaagagagagtaaaaaggagaggatgagtaacgtgaggaggtcgtggggaacagaagacaggacagaaagagagagtaaaaagGAGAGGGTGAGTAACGTGAGGAGGTCGTGGGGAAcagaagacaggacagaaagagagagtaaaaaggagaggatgagtaacgtgaggaggtcgtggggaacagaagacaggacagaaagagagattaaaaaggagaggatgagtaacgtgaggaggtcgtggggaacagaagacaggacagaaagagagagtaaaaaggagaggatgagtaacgtgaggaggtcgtggggaacagaagacaggacagaaagagagagtaaaaaggagaggatgagtaacgtgaggaggtcgtggggaacagaagacaggacagaaagagagagtaaaaaggagaggatgagtaacgtgaggaggtcgtggggaacagaagacaggacagaaagagagagtaaaaaggagaggatgagtaacgtgaggaggtcgtggggaacagaagacaggacagaaagagagagtaaaaaggagaggatgagtaacgtgaggaggtcgtgggcaacagaagacaggacagaaagagagagtaaaaagGGATAG